The Syngnathus acus chromosome 3, fSynAcu1.2, whole genome shotgun sequence genome includes a window with the following:
- the LOC119120821 gene encoding glycine N-acyltransferase-like, whose product MKKILYEELPQSMRVLGGLHHILRNNVFQLKMCVDSWPTFSTAICYHQNQNGGNFKESHEKYSIFSKNQNTLRRLLTDDKLQIKWRNGLEFEVANHHSQIIGEIASLRGFHVEENGGYHSYINYSPDKLNMSEKTSTLATSTLNESHVELVVQQLPFGGRKENFNLVEAYIKHLPNCCVVDEKGHPVSWLLTDEFNCLRMAYTQPKYRRNGHLQHMMLTLIRQRISERLPVFSHLHKNNAAPIGLLNKVGFTRGDETTFMIISDEHI is encoded by the exons ATGAAAAAGATCCTTTATGAAGAGCTACCACAGTCCATGCGT GTTCTTGGTGGATTGCATCATATCCTGCGAAACAACGTGTTTCAACTAAAGATGTGCGTCGACTCCTGGCCTACGTTCAGCACGGCCATCTGCTACCATCAAAACCAG AATGGGGGCAATTTCAAGGAGAGTCACGAGAAGTACAGCATCTTCTCCAAAAACCAAAACACTTTAAGGCGTCTGCTGACTGATGACAAACTTCAAATCAAGTGGAGGAACGGACTTGAATTTGAAG ttGCAAATCATCACTCTCAAATCATCGGTGAAATTGCATCTCTCAGAGGATTCCATGTTGAGGAAAATGGGGGTTACCATTCCTACATCAACTACAGCCCAGATAAGTTGAACATGTCAGA AAAGACATCCACGCTAGCAACATCTACTTTGAATGAGTCCCATGTGGAGCTTGTGGTCCAACAGTTGCCTTTTGGAGGAAGGAAAGAGAACTTCAATCTAGTAGAAGCCTATATCAAACATCTACCAAACTGCTGTGTGGTGGATGAGAAGGGACATCCCGTGTCTTGGCTGCTGACTGATGAGTTCAATTGCCTCAGAATGGCTTACACGCAACCAAAGTACAGAAGGAACGGTCATTTACAGCATATGATGCTTACTCTGATCCGGCAAAGAATATCGGAACGTTTGCCCGTCTTCAGCCATCTCCATAAAAACAACGCGGCCCCTATTGGACTCCTGAATAAGGTTGGCTTCACCCGTGGTGACGAGACAACCTTCATGATCATATCTGATGAGCACATCTGA
- the LOC119120818 gene encoding glycine N-acyltransferase-like, translating to MNNLQNGGNFKESHEKYSIFSKSQNSLRRLLTDDKLQIKWRNGLEFEVANHHSQIIREIASLRGFHVKEHGGHHSYINYNPEKLNISEKTSTLATSTLNESHVELVVQQLSFGGKKENFNRIEAYIKHLPNCCVVDEKGHPVSWLLTDELNGLRMAYTQPKYRRKGHFQDMMHTLIRQRISESFPVYCHLHKDNAAAIGFANKAGFTRGEETTFMFMSTSEK from the exons ATGAATAATTTGCAGAATGGGGGCAATTTCAAGGAGAGTCACGAGAAGTACAGCATTTTCTCCAAAAGCCAAAACTCTTTAAGACGTCTGCTGACTGATGACAAACTTCAAATCAAGTGGAGGAACGGACTTGAATTTGAAG TTGCCAATCATCACTCTCAAATCATCCGTGAAATTGCATCTCTCAGAGGATTCCATGTTAAGGAACATGGAGGTCACCATTCCTACATCAACTACAACCCAGAGAAGTTGAACATATCGGA AAAGACATCCACGCTAGCAACATCTACTTTGAATGAGTCCCATGTGGAGCTTGTGGTCCAACAGTTATCTTTTggaggaaagaaagagaaCTTCAATCGAATAGAAGCCTATATCAAACATCTGCCAAACTGCTGTGTGGTGGATGAGAAGGGACATCCCGTGTCTTGGCTGCTGACTGATGAGTTGAATGGCCTCAGAATGGCTTACACTCAACCAAAGTACAGACGGAAAGGTCACTTTCAAGATATGATGCATACTCTGATCCGGCAAAGAATATCGGAAAGTTTTCCCGTCTACTGCCATCTCCATAAAGACAACGCGGCCGCTATTGGATTCGCGAATAAGGCTGGCTTCACCCGTGGTGAGGAGACAACCTTCATGTTCATGAGTACATCTGAGAAGTAA
- the LOC119120957 gene encoding glycine N-acyltransferase-like isoform X1, with the protein MIILKAFKDLTLMKNILHRELPQSINVLGGLHHMLQNNVFQLKMCVDSWPTFSTAICYRQNQNGGNFKESHEKYSIFSKNQNTLRRLLTDDKLQIKWRNGLEFEVANHHSQIICEIASLRGFHVEENGGYHSYINYSPDKLNMSEKTSTLATSTLNESHVELVVQQLPFGGRKENFNLVEAYIKHLPNCCVVDEKGHPVSWLLTDEFNCLRMSYTQPKYRRNGHLQHMMLTLIGQRISEGLPAFTHIHKKNAAPIGLANKAGFIRGDETTFMIISDEHN; encoded by the exons ATGATCATCTTGAAGGCATTCAAGGACCTGACGTTGATGAAAAATATCCTTCATCGAGAGCTACCACAGTCCATCAAT GTTCTTGGTGGATTGCATCATATGCTGCAAAACAATGTGTTTCAACTAAAGATGTGCGTCGACTCCTGGCCTACGTTCAGCACGGCCATCTGCTACCGTCAAAACCAG AATGGGGGCAATTTCAAGGAGAGTCATGAGAAGTACAGCATCTTCTCCAAAAACCAAAACACTTTAAGGCGTCTGCTGACTGATGACAAACTTCAAATCAAGTGGAGGAACGGACTTGAATTTGAAG ttGCAAATCATCACTCTCAAATCATCTGTGAAATTGCATCTCTCAGAGGATTCCATGTTGAGGAAAATGGAGGCTACCATTCCTACATCAACTACAGCCCAGATAAGTTGAACATGTCAGA AAAGACATCCACGCTAGCAACATCTACTTTGAATGAGTCCCATGTGGAGCTTGTGGTCCAACAGTTGCCTTTTGGAGGAAGGAAAGAGAACTTCAATCTAGTAGAAGCCTATATCAAACATCTACCAAACTGCTGTGTGGTGGATGAGAAGGGACATCCCGTGTCTTGGCTGCTGACTGATGAGTTCAATTGCCTCAGAATGTCTTACACACAACCAAAGTACAGAAGGAACGGTCATTTACAGCATATGATGCTTACTCTGATCGGGCAAAGAATATCGGAAGGTTTGCCCGCCTTCACCcatatccataaaaaaaacGCGGCCCCTATTGGACTCGCGAATAAGGCTGGCTTCATCCGTGGTGACGAGACAACCTTCATGATCATATCTGATGAGCACAACTGA
- the LOC119120958 gene encoding glycine-N-acyltransferase-like protein 3 isoform X1 encodes MIILKAFKDLTRMKNILYQELPHSISVLGGLHHILQNNVFQLKMCVDSWPTFSTAICYHQNQIGSNFKEINEKYSIFSKNQNSLRSLLTDDKLKWRDGLEFEVANHHSQIVREIASLRGFHVEEDGGYYSYINYSPEKLIMSEKTSTLATSTLNESHAELVVQQLPYGGSDEINRVKAYIRHLPNRCVVDEKGHPVSWVLTDEFHCLRMAYTQPKYRRKGHVGHLRFTLVQQKISEGLPVFCQIHKDNAASISMMSKAGFTRGVETTYLMVKAEG; translated from the exons ATGATCATCTTGAAGGCATTCAAGGACCTGACGCGAATGAAAAATATTCTTTATCAAGAGTTACCCCACTCCATTAGT GTTCTTGGTGGATTGCATCATATTCTGCAAAACAATGTGTTTCAACTAAAGATGTGCGTCGACTCCTGGCCTACGTTCAGCACGGCCATCTGCTACCATCAAAATCAG ATTGGGAGTAATTTCAAGGAAATCAATGAGAAATACAGCATCTTCTCCAAAAACCAAAACTCTTTAAGAAGTCTGCTGACTGATGACAAACTCAAGTGGAGAGACGGACTTGAATTTGAAG TTGCAAATCATCACTCTCAAATCGTCCGTGAAATTGCTTCTCTCAGAGGATTCCATGTTGAGGAAGATGGAGGTTACTATTCCTACATCAACTACAGCCCAGAGAAGTTGATCATGTCGGA AAAGACGTCCACGCTAGCAACATCTACTTTGAATGAGTCCCATGCAGAGCTTGTGGTCCAACAGTTGCCTTATGGAGGAAGCGACGAGATCAATCGAGTGAAAGCATATATCCGACATCTGCCAAACCGCTGTGTGGTGGATGAGAAGGGACATCCCGTGTCTTGGGTGCTGACTGATGAGTTCCATTGCCTCAGAATGGCTTACACTCAACCAAAGTACAGACGGAAAGGTCACGTTGGCCATTTGCGGTTTACTTTGGTCCAACAAAAAATATCTGAAGGTTTGCCCGTCTTCTGCCAAATCCATAAAGACAACGCGGCCTCTATTAGTATGATGAGTAAGGCTGGCTTCACCCGTGGTGTGGAGACGACCTATCTGATGGTGAAGGCTGAGGGGTAA
- the LOC119120957 gene encoding glycine N-acyltransferase-like isoform X2 yields the protein MIILKAFKDLTLMKNILHRELPQSINVLGGLHHMLQNNVFQLKMCVDSWPTFSTAICYRQNQNGGNFKESHEKYSIFSKNQNTLRRLLTDDKLQIKWRNGLEFEVANHHSQIICEIASLRGFHVEENGGYHSYINYSPDKLNMSEKTSMLAMSTLKVSHAELVAQQLPYGGSEEINRVKAYIQHLPNCCVVDEKGHPVSWLLTDELNEMRMAYSQPKYRRKGHFQDMMHTLIRQRISEGLPVYCHIHKDNAAAIGFVIKAGFTRGEETTFMFMSKSEK from the exons ATGATCATCTTGAAGGCATTCAAGGACCTGACGTTGATGAAAAATATCCTTCATCGAGAGCTACCACAGTCCATCAAT GTTCTTGGTGGATTGCATCATATGCTGCAAAACAATGTGTTTCAACTAAAGATGTGCGTCGACTCCTGGCCTACGTTCAGCACGGCCATCTGCTACCGTCAAAACCAG AATGGGGGCAATTTCAAGGAGAGTCATGAGAAGTACAGCATCTTCTCCAAAAACCAAAACACTTTAAGGCGTCTGCTGACTGATGACAAACTTCAAATCAAGTGGAGGAACGGACTTGAATTTGAAG ttGCAAATCATCACTCTCAAATCATCTGTGAAATTGCATCTCTCAGAGGATTCCATGTTGAGGAAAATGGAGGCTACCATTCCTACATCAACTACAGCCCAGATAAGTTGAACATGTCAGA AAAGACATCCATGCTTGCAATGTCTACTTTGAAGGTGTCCCATGCGGAGCTTGTGGCCCAACAGTTGCCTTATGGAGGAAGCGAGGAGATCAATCgagtgaaagcatacatccaacaTCTGCCAAACTGCTGTGTGGTGGATGAGAAGGGACATCCCGTGTCTTGGCTACTGACAGATGAGTTAAATGAGATGAGAATGGCTTACTCTCAACCAAAGTACAGACGGAAAGGTCACTTTCAAGATATGATGCATACTCTGATCCGGCAAAGAATATCAGAAGGTTTGCCTGTCTACTGCCATATCCATAAAGACAACGCGGCCGCTATTGGATTCGTGATCAAGGCTGGCTTCACCCGTGGTGAGGAGACAACCTTCATGTTCATGAGTAAATCTGAGAAGTAA
- the LOC119120956 gene encoding glycine-N-acyltransferase-like protein 3 codes for MIILKAFKDLTLMKKILYEELPQSIRVLGGLHHILRNNVFQLKICVDSWPTFSTAICYHQKQNMQIGSSFVELPYNFSIFSKNQDTLRSLLSDDKLVKWKNKIEFGVSNHHSEIVREIASLRGLHVEDNGGYHSYINYSPEKLDMPDRKTSTLATSTLNESHAELVVQQLPYGGSNKINIVKAYIKHLPNCCVVDEKGHPVSWLLTDEFHCLRMAYTQPKYRRKSHFQDMTLTLVRQRISEGFPVYCYLHKDNVASIGLANKAGFTRGEESTFMYMSTSEK; via the exons ATGATCATCTTGAAAGCATTTAAGGACCTGACTTTGATGAAAAAGATCCTTTATGAAGAGCTACCACAGTCTATTCGT GTACTTGGTGGATTGCATCATATCCTGCGAAACAACGTGTTTCAACTAAAGATCTGCGTCGACTCCTGGCCTACGTTCAGCACGGCCATCTGCTACCATCAAAAGCAG AATATGCAGATTGGGAGCAGTTTTGTGGAGCTTCCCTACAATTTCAGCATCTTCTCCAAAAACCAAGACACTTTAAGAAGTCTGCTGAGCGATGACAAACTTGTCAAGTGGAAGAACAAAATTGAATTTGGAG tTTCAAATCATCACTCTGAAATCGTCCGCGAAATTGCTTCTCTCAGAGGACTCCATGTTGAGGATAATGGAGGTTACCATTCCTACATCAACTACAGCCCAGAGAAGTTGGACATGCCAGA CAGAAAGACGTCCACGCTAGCAACATCTACTTTGAATGAGTCCCATGCAGAGCTTGTGGTCCAACAGTTGCCTTATGGAGGAAGCAACAAGATCAATAtagtgaaagcatacatcaaACATCTACCAAACTGCTGTGTGGTAGATGAGAAGGGACATCCCGTGTCTTGGCTGCTGACTGATGAGTTCCATTGCCTCAGAATGGCTTACACTCAACCAAAGTACAGACGGAAAAGTCACTTTCAAGATATGACGCTTACTCTGGTCCGGCAAAGAATATCGGAAGGTTTTCCCGTCTACTGCTATCTCCATAAAGACAACGTGGCCTCTATTGGACTCGCGAATAAGGCTGGCTTCACCCGTGGTGAGGAGTCAACCTTCATGTACATGAGTACATCTGAGAAGTAA
- the LOC119120958 gene encoding glycine N-acyltransferase-like protein 3 isoform X2, with amino-acid sequence MCVDSWPTFSTAICYHQNQIGSNFKEINEKYSIFSKNQNSLRSLLTDDKLKWRDGLEFEVANHHSQIVREIASLRGFHVEEDGGYYSYINYSPEKLIMSEKTSTLATSTLNESHAELVVQQLPYGGSDEINRVKAYIRHLPNRCVVDEKGHPVSWVLTDEFHCLRMAYTQPKYRRKGHVGHLRFTLVQQKISEGLPVFCQIHKDNAASISMMSKAGFTRGVETTYLMVKAEG; translated from the exons ATGTGCGTCGACTCCTGGCCTACGTTCAGCACGGCCATCTGCTACCATCAAAATCAG ATTGGGAGTAATTTCAAGGAAATCAATGAGAAATACAGCATCTTCTCCAAAAACCAAAACTCTTTAAGAAGTCTGCTGACTGATGACAAACTCAAGTGGAGAGACGGACTTGAATTTGAAG TTGCAAATCATCACTCTCAAATCGTCCGTGAAATTGCTTCTCTCAGAGGATTCCATGTTGAGGAAGATGGAGGTTACTATTCCTACATCAACTACAGCCCAGAGAAGTTGATCATGTCGGA AAAGACGTCCACGCTAGCAACATCTACTTTGAATGAGTCCCATGCAGAGCTTGTGGTCCAACAGTTGCCTTATGGAGGAAGCGACGAGATCAATCGAGTGAAAGCATATATCCGACATCTGCCAAACCGCTGTGTGGTGGATGAGAAGGGACATCCCGTGTCTTGGGTGCTGACTGATGAGTTCCATTGCCTCAGAATGGCTTACACTCAACCAAAGTACAGACGGAAAGGTCACGTTGGCCATTTGCGGTTTACTTTGGTCCAACAAAAAATATCTGAAGGTTTGCCCGTCTTCTGCCAAATCCATAAAGACAACGCGGCCTCTATTAGTATGATGAGTAAGGCTGGCTTCACCCGTGGTGTGGAGACGACCTATCTGATGGTGAAGGCTGAGGGGTAA